A genomic region of Vanessa tameamea isolate UH-Manoa-2023 chromosome 11, ilVanTame1 primary haplotype, whole genome shotgun sequence contains the following coding sequences:
- the LOC113395310 gene encoding homeobox protein SIX6-like: MRGSWDESTTAALHARILEAHRGPAAADRAAEPAACADPPAPLTLGSLELAAPTPLLPLPTLSFSAAQVATVCETLEESGDVERLARFLWSLPVAHPNVAELERCEAVLRARAVVAFHAGRHRELYSILERHRFQRSSHAKLQALWLEAHYQEAERLRGRPLGPVDKYRVRKKFPLPRTIWDGEQKTHCFKERTRSLLREWYLQDPYPNPTKKRELAAATGLTPTQVGNWFKNRRQRDRAAAAKNRSAVLGRGFASSSTYDEDSADSEINVDEE; the protein is encoded by the coding sequence ATGCGCGGCTCCTGGGACGAGTCCACGACGGCGGCGCTGCACGCGCGCATCCTGGAGGCGCATCGCGGGCCCGCCGCGGCCGATCGCGCCGCCGAGCCCGCAGCTTGCGCCGACCCGCCTGCACCGCTTACGCTCGGCTCGCTCGAGCTGGCTGCTCCGACACCACTGCTGCCGCTGCCCACGCTCTCCTTCAGCGCCGCTCAGGTGGCCACCGTCTGCGAGACGCTAGAGGAGAGCGGGGACGTGGAGCGGCTGGCGCGTTTCCTGTGGTCGCTCCCGGTCGCACACCCCAACGTCGCCGAGCTGGAACGCTGTGAGGCCGTGCTTCGGGCGCGGGCAGTTGTCGCCTTCCATGCGGGACGACATCGCGAGCTCTACTCTATTCTCGAGCGACACCGGTTCCAGCGCTCGAGCCACGCGAAGCTTCAGGCGTTGTGGCTGGAAGCGCACTACCAGGAAGCGGAGCGACTTCGCGGTCGCCCGCTCGGGCCTGTCGACAAGTACCGGGTGCGGAAGAAGTTTCCTCTTCCGAGGACAATTTGGGACGGCGAGCAGAAGACTCACTGTTTCAAGGAGCGAACGAGGTCGCTCCTGCGGGAGTGGTATTTACAAGATCCTTATCCAAATCCAACGAAAAAACGTGAACTCGCAGCGGCTACAGGACTGACACCAACTCAGGTGGGCAACTGGTTCAAGAACCGACGACAGCGAGACCGCGCGGCAGCCGCCAAGAACCGCTCCGCAGTGCTCGGCAGAGGGTTCGCGTCTTCCTCCACCTACGACGAGGACTCGGCTGACTCGGAGATCAACGTGGACGAGGAGTAG